Sequence from the Numida meleagris isolate 19003 breed g44 Domestic line chromosome 2, NumMel1.0, whole genome shotgun sequence genome:
CTTTCtctgccctccctcctccccagacCGAGGTAAATGCTGGGGATTTATCTTTCTTTAGGGACACGGGGGATAGGCATTAGGAAACGGCAATCTGCTGCTTGGAGAGGAGAGGAACCTCCTCGCGGTTTTGGTCTCTCTCTTGCGGGGGGGGNNNNNNNNNNNNNNNNNNNNNNNNNNNNNNNNNNNNNNNNNNNNNNNNNNNNNNNNNNNNNNNNNNNNNNNNNNNNNNNNNNNNNNNNNNNNNNNNNNNNNNNNNNNNNNNNNNNNNNNNNNNNNNNNNNNNNNNNNNNNNNNNNNNNNNNNNNNNNNNNNNNNNNNNNNNNNNNNNNNNNNNNNNNNNNNNNNNNNNNNNNNNNNNNNNNNNNNNNNNNNNNNNNNNNNNNNNNNNNNNNNNNNNNNNNNNNNNNNNNNNNNNNNNNNNNNNNNNNNNNNNNNNNNNNNNNNNNNNNNNNNNNNNNNNNNNNNNNNNNNNNNNNNNNNNNNNNNNNNNNNNNNNNNNNNNNNNNNNNNNNNNNNNNNNNNNNNNNNNNNNNNNNNNNNNNNNNNNNNNNNNNNNNNNNNNNNNNNNNNNNNNNNNNNNNNNNNNNNNNNNNNNNNNNNNNNNNNNNNNNNNNNNNNNNNNNNNNNNNNNNNNNNNNNNNNNNNNNNNNNNNNNNNNNNNNNNNNNNNNNNNNNNNNNNNNNNNNNNNNNNNNNNNNNNNNNNNNNNNNNNNNNNNNNNNNNNNNNNNNNNNNNNNNNNNNNNNNNNNNNNNNNNNNNNNNNNNNNNNNNNNNNNNNNNNNNNNNNNNNNNNNNNNNNNNNNNNNNNNNNNNNNNNNNNNNNNNNNNNNNNNNNNNNNNNNNNNNNNNNNNNNNNNNNNNNNNNNNNNNNNNNNNNNNNNNNNNNNNNNNNNNNNNNNNNNNNNNNNNNNNNNNNNNNNNNNNNNNNNNNNNNNNNNNNNNNNNNNNNNNNNNNNNNNNNNNNNNNNNNNNNNNNNNNNNCCTTCCGCCCGCGGGACGCCGGGGAGCCGCCCGCCGCGGCGCGGAGGAGCCTTGGAGGAGCGGGCCGGGAGCTGAGGGGGGCGGAGGAGGCGGAGGCGCCGATGGAGCGGGCGCTGGGGCTGCCCGCGGAAGAGGACCTCTTCCACAAGAGCCTCGCCGCCTCGGCCAAGCGCATGGAGTCCGCCTTCCGCTCGCCCCCGGGGCTCGACCTCTCCCACCCGCGCGACCGCCAGCCCTCGCCGCTCGCCTGCTACGAAGCGCCGGAGCCcgaggcactgctgcagcccgGCGTCGGCGGGGACCCGCTGGCGCTGCCGCCGGGCTCCGTCTGCGTCAAGTACGGCGAGAGCGCCAGCCGCAGCTCGGTGGCCGAGAGCAGCGGCGGCGAGCAGAGCCCCGACGACGACAGCGACGGCCGCTGCGAGCTGCTGCTGCGCGGCGCCGGGGGGGACCCGCGCGACGCTTCgccggcggcgggcggcggcggcggcggcggcccgggaggaggggggggcggggggctgAAGGCGGCCGAGGGAGGCTGCTCCAACGGGCACGGGCACGGCGGCAGCAAGAAGTCCAAGGAGCAGAAGGCGCTGCGCCTCAACATCAACGCGCGGGAGCGGCGGCGGATGCACGACCTGAACGACGCGCTGGACGAGCTGCGGGCCGTCATCCCCTACGCGCACAGCCCCTCGGTGCGGAAGCTCTCCAAGATCGccacgctgctgctggccaAGAACTACATCCTCATGCAGGCGCAGGCCCTGGAGGAGATGCGGCGCCTCGTGGCTTATCTCAACCAGGGCCAGGCCATCTCGGCCgcctccctgcccagctccgccgcggcggcggcggcggcggcggccgcgctGCACCCCGCCCTCGGCGCCTACGAGCAGGCGGCGGGGTACCCGTTCAGCGCCGGGCTGCCTCCCGCCACCTCCTGCCCGGAGAAATGTGCCATCTTCAACAGCGTCTCCTCCAGTCTCTGCAAACAGTGCACGGAGAAGCCTTAAGCCGCGCCGacccccgccgccgcctcctcctccgccGCGGCCCCGGGGAGatgagagggaagggaagggtgCCGGGGGGCCGCGGCCGGACCGGGCCGGGGGGCGCGGGGGCGGCGGAGGGACCGAGCGCCGCCCGGGTCCCCGCCGCCCTCCGCTCCGAGCGCTCCGCGGGCTCCGCCGGGACGGGACGGCCGCGGGAGGGGGCCGGGGCCGGAGCCGGGACCGGAGCGGGTGAAGGGGCGGCTGGGGGCGAGCCTTGCCGCGGGGAGCCGCGGGCTGAGCCCCCGCGGGGCCGTTGCGCGTCCGGACAATGGGGCGGCTGAGAAACAGCGGCTGGGAGGGACACGGAGCGCGGGGACGGGGAGCGGAGCCGGGTCCCGGCCCGCCCAGCGCCGAGCGGTCCCGGTGATGGGGAGCGGAGGTGGATGGGACAAATCAGAGAGGGCACGCGAacgtagatttttttttttttaattattagcagtattattataattattctGAGCCAGGAAACAGACAAACTTGAAATGTAAACTTCTTATTTAAGCGACTCgcagaaaacaaagagactGGAGCCTTGCTATGGAAGACTTTGTATTTTTTAGCGTCTCGAAACTTTGATCCCGTGCAAATGCTCAAAGTTTTGGTGAgagtgatttaaaaaagaaaaaaaattaccgagagagtttaaaaaaaaaaaaaaagccggcaaaaaaaaaaaatccccgATCCCAACCCCTCTTCCGTGTGTGGCTGAAAGTACCGCGATTCTGAACGAGGGGTCTCTGTGCACCTTGTCCTCCCCGCCCGCAGAGCTGTACAGACGGgacatatttatttgttcttctttggGTGACCCTCCCGCGCCGCCGGTAGTTCTCATGTGTTAAGGTCAGGGGTCTTCTGTGCAGTTACTTTATAAtgcttctgaatttctgtttatgGATGAACTTAAAACTGTGTGCCAAGTGTTGAAAGCGTTTATTTGCCAACACCGTATAACCGGAACTGTTGCTGTACCCGAGCTGCTGAGGTTTATGAAAGGTCATCTGGATTTTGAGTTGCATCATCCCTGTATTTCAATTGAGCTTTAATAAATCGCTTCAGTCCAAAAATGACAGGAAAGGTGTATTCTTCGTGGCTCGGCCACTGATTTGGGAAAGGGCTTTGCGTTAGGGCAGGTGATGGCCGCTCCCTTTTCCCAGGCGCAGAGCAATAGCTGCTACACGAATATCGCCGACGTTTCCCAGGGCGCTGTGCTTTCAGAGGTGTCGTTTCGACCGCTTTTATCGTGTGCGTAAATTATCCCGACCGTGGATGATATTCTTGAAGTTGAAACACTTGAAAATACTTTGGGCTGATTTCCGGAGCGCGTggagttcttttcttttttcggggggtggggagggagggcgGGGAGGGGTTTttgggggggaaagaaaaatgaagagcaagaagGAGCTATTTCCCCAAAGTGAGCCTTCCGCTTGAGTTTGCATGGCTGGGTGCTGCCTCTCTGCCAGTTGTAAATCCGGATTTtgtaattattcttttcttttctttccaaccCCGAGTCCTGCTATTTTCCACTCCTCGCAGATAATATAAATTCGGACTGTCAGGTTGGATGGCGCAGTGGGAGCCGTGATGGATCTGTTGGCAGGTCACGGATGTGTAAAGAGTGATATATATTAAATAGGTCAATCAGATTATGACAGCAATGTACGATCGTTTGTATGTGTATCTATGTCGGAAAGaatctttattaaaatattttgaacaaaCGTTTGTATCGCGCTGTGCTTTGTGTTAAACATTTACCTCCAGATTTAAGGGGGTGGACGGAggggggggtggtggggggAGAGGGATGGCTCCTTTCCTTTGCTCCCCAGTGCCCCCTCGCAGCCCTGAGGGTGACTCCGGACGAAGGGTTCCTGCTCGGAGCGCTTCCCCCCCCGCCGGGCACCGGTTGCCACTCCGGACCCCCTTCTCCTCGTCCCCGCCGAGTTTTGGGGCCGCCCCCCCCGGCCGGTGCCCTCCGTACCGCCGCTCCCGACGGCAGCCCCGCgctggtggggggggggggggggatggagGAAGGGGATCAATCTTTTCCGCTCCACTTCCCATCAGAAAAGATTAATCAGAACCTGTAACTTTTCAGGAAACATAACTGTAAAGTGCCACGGAGCGGTGGGAAGGCGGCCCGGAGAGGGTGGGCAGCTCAGCCCCCGGGCGCCGGGAGCAGCGTCTCTCAGCATTTGCGAGACAAAGGCTGGGTGCGTCTAATTATGattattaaaacaatttccaTGACGATGTCTAATATTATGTTAATTTGAAAACAACTGTGTATGAAAACTGTCGACTATAATACCTAAATTCATTTAATGAAACACATCGTTAAGGCAATTAAACCTCCTGGATGTGATTAAGGAACATA
This genomic interval carries:
- the BHLHE22 gene encoding class E basic helix-loop-helix protein 22, whose translation is MERALGLPAEEDLFHKSLAASAKRMESAFRSPPGLDLSHPRDRQPSPLACYEAPEPEALLQPGVGGDPLALPPGSVCVKYGESASRSSVAESSGGEQSPDDDSDGRCELLLRGAGGDPRDASPAAGGGGGGGPGGGGGGGLKAAEGGCSNGHGHGGSKKSKEQKALRLNINARERRRMHDLNDALDELRAVIPYAHSPSVRKLSKIATLLLAKNYILMQAQALEEMRRLVAYLNQGQAISAASLPSSAAAAAAAAAALHPALGAYEQAAGYPFSAGLPPATSCPEKCAIFNSVSSSLCKQCTEKP